A region of the Chitinispirillales bacterium ANBcel5 genome:
ACTAAATAGTAAACAATACTTCTACTTCTAATCCACACGTTGTTATTGTATGCATGAATTTAAAAAAAATAAAAACAGTTGGACTTTTCTAACTAACCATACCCATGTTTTACTGTGCCTTGCGCGTAAAAACACGGTTCGGGTGCGTGAGATTGCTTTAGAGGTGGGGATAACGGAGCGATCTGTTCAACTTATAATTTCAGATTTGGTTGATGCCGGATATATTGAGCGAAAACGTGAGGGAAGATGTAATAGTTACAGAATAAACGGAACGCTTAAGCTCCGACACCCATTAGAGCAACACAAGAGTATAAATGAGGTGATAGAGTTACTTAAATCTTCTTCAGAACATACCGATATAACTGAGCCCGAAGTTGAGTCAAATTAAAAGGAAGGTTAACAAAACATGAAAAGATGGTTTGTGCTTATAGCAGGAGTGATGTGTCAAACTGCTCTGGGAGGGATTTATGCCTGGAGCACATTTGTACCTCATTTTGTAAACACCTATAATCTGACCAATGCACAATGCGGGCTGATTTTTGGTGTTATGGTTGCAACTTTTACGGTCGCAACCCTGCCTGCAGGAAGTCTTCTTGTTAAGGTTGGTCCACGTATAACGGCAGGAATCGGAGCACTACTTTTTGCTGCAGGTTATGTACTGTCCTCTTTTTCCGGAGGAAATTATCTGTTTTTGATTGCCAGTCTTGGAATAGTAGTAGGTACAGGTATCGGTTTTGCCTATGTGTGCCCGCTTACGGTGGGCATGAAATGGTTTCCTGAGAATAAGGGTCTTGTGACCGGTATTTCGGTAGCAGGATTTGGAGTAGGAGCGATACTTCTCTCCTCAATTGCTGAGAGACTTCTTCTTACAATGGATGTACTATTGGTGTTTCGTATAATTGGACTGATTCTCGGGGGACTGGCATTTGTATCGGCAATGTTTATGAGTGAGCCATCTAAGCAGAAAAATTCCGGCCAGGGTGTTCAGTCAAAGGTTAGCATACGAGCCTATCTGTTCTCTTCGCAGTTTCTGCTTATCATCTTTGCGATGTTTGCAAGTACTTTTGCAGGGTTACTAATCTCGGGAAATCTTAAACCGATGAAGC
Encoded here:
- a CDS encoding MFS transporter, whose translation is MKRWFVLIAGVMCQTALGGIYAWSTFVPHFVNTYNLTNAQCGLIFGVMVATFTVATLPAGSLLVKVGPRITAGIGALLFAAGYVLSSFSGGNYLFLIASLGIVVGTGIGFAYVCPLTVGMKWFPENKGLVTGISVAGFGVGAILLSSIAERLLLTMDVLLVFRIIGLILGGLAFVSAMFMSEPSKQKNSGQGVQSKVSIRAYLFSSQFLLIIFAMFASTFAGLLISGNLKPMKLSLGLSDAHATLTISLFAIGNTIGRLVWGQIHDHLKSRNTVVISLLYLGVSVLPILWVRGPTGAFLTSALVGFGFGASFVVYASSVVEKFGVDLLPRLYPICFMAYGFAALIGPAVGGWMADLSGSYSYALISSAGIVFFALALIYIGFSKKGTGQTADEPLEAVTSEM
- a CDS encoding winged helix-turn-helix domain-containing protein, with the protein product MHEFKKNKNSWTFLTNHTHVLLCLARKNTVRVREIALEVGITERSVQLIISDLVDAGYIERKREGRCNSYRINGTLKLRHPLEQHKSINEVIELLKSSSEHTDITEPEVESN